One Leptolyngbya subtilissima AS-A7 genomic window, CATGTCTTCGCCCTGGTTGAGGTAGAAGTCGATGGAGCGGCGCAGTTCGTCAGACAGCTCGCCTAGCACCCGCAGCATGGCAGTAGTGCCAGGGTTGGTGTTGCCCATCTGGGGCGCACCCACGGTATCCATCGTTTGAATAGGCACCGTCATGCCCTGGAGCAGCTCCGTGTTGCGGGAGGGAGGTAAATTCATGGCGCGGCTGAGGGCGCTTTGAATTTGAAAAGTGCCAATGGGTACGGTGCGCGAGAAGTGGGGCACCCCGTCAACCACAATGGAGATTTCGGTGTTTTCAAACTCGATATCGACTACGGCGGCGGCCTCCTGGGGCGTAAACTGCCGCAGCTGCTCCCGAATCGTGCGAATCAGGGCAAAGCTGGAGGTCTCAAGCACGTTGAGCGCCAGCCCCGCCTGCTGAAACACTTCAATATATGGATCGGTGAGGTCTTTACGCACCGCTACCAGCAGCACCTGCACCTTCTCAATGCCATCTTCGTCGACAAAATAGCCGAGTTTTTGATAGTCAACATCGGCCTCCTCGCGGGGGAAGGGCAGATAGAGACTGGCCTCTTGGTTGAGCACCATTTCGCGCAGCTCGTCGTCGTCGAGCTCGGCGGGCACAGGAATGACGCGGGTAATCGCCCGCCCTGGAATAGCAGTGGTGGCCTGCCTGACCTTGAGCTTGCTTTCAGCGAGCACCGTTTGAATGGCGTCGGCCATGGCGGCGGTGTCTAAGATTTGGCCTTCCTCGTAAATGCCCTCGGCCAGTTCTACCGAGGCCAAGGCTTCTAATTTAAGCGAGGCTCCCTGCTTTTTTAGGCGGGCCAAATTAACTCTTTCAGGGGTTAGCTCAATGCCAACTCCCCGAGGCTTGCGACTAAAAATGGCTTTGAGACTATCCACGGTAGTATCCGAAAAACAGGTGGGTATATAGAAAACCTGCCCGGCCAAAGTGACAACCAAGCAGACCCAAACGAGCCCGTTTCTTCCTTCCCAAAAAGACCTTTTCAGGTACTCAAGAAGAGATTCAGCGGCCCAGCAATTATCCCTAGGGGAAAAGTGCTAACGAATGGTACACAATTTAATTCAGATTTTCCACTTTTCTTTCTAAGCACTTTTTCTGGGCTGAGAGATAGCCGATGATGTATCTCCTGCCCGCACACCTAATGGTCTCGCCGTTGCTCCTGAGGTAATACCACCCAACTAAAGCTTGGTATCACCAGCGATGTTACACACAATTCTGAAAAGTGAGCACTTAATATTGAGAAACTATGGCCCTGTCGCTGTATTTCTTTACGCGCTGTCTTTCTTATCCGCCTGGAGCAACTTGTTATGACTACTCCTCCATCGCCCCTAGCACCCCTGGGCACTCCCTTAAACGACGATGCCCAGCGGTTGATGCTGCTGGGGTCGGGTGAGCTGGGTCGTGAGGTGGCCCTTGAAGCGGTGCGCTTAGGGCTGGAGGTAATTGCCGTCGATCGCTACGACCAAGCCCCAGCGATGACAGTAGCTCACCGCCGCCACGTGATTGACATGCTCGATAGTGCGGCATTGCGGCAGGTGATCGAGCAGGAGCAGCCAGGGCTGATCGTGCCGGAGGTGGAGGCGATCGCCACCGATACTTTAGTAGCGCTAGAAGCCGAAGGCTGGCGAGTCATCCCCACCGCCCGCGCCACCCAGCTGACTATGAACCGCGAGGGCATTCGGCGGCTGGCGGCAGAAGAACTGGGCCTCAAGACTTCGCCCTTTCGCTTTGCCGGCACTGAGGCGGAGTATTTAGAGGCTATAGAAGCCATCGGTCTGCCCTGCGTGGTCAAGCCGATTATGAGTTCGTCGGGCAAGGGCCAGAGCACGGTACGTCAGGAATCTGAGGTGTTGGCGGCGTGGAGCTATGCAGGAGAAGCGGGTCGGGGCAAGAGCGATCGCGTCATTGTTGAGGGCTTTGTGCCCTTCGACACGGAGATCACGCTGCTGACGGTGCGGGCGATCGACGGCACCCACTTTTGCCCTCCTATCGGCCACCGCCAGGAGGCGGGCGACTACCGCGAGTCTTGGCAGCCCTGCGCCCTGCACCCCGACACCTTAGCAGCCTGTCAGGAGATGGCGAAAGCGGTCACCGATGCCCTGGGCGGCTGGGGACTGTTTGGGGTGGAGCTATTCATTGCTGGAGAAGCGGATCAACCTCAAACCGTGTACTTTAGCGAGGTCAGCCCCCGCCCCCACGACACCGGCATGGTGACGATGGTGAGCCAGCACCAGTCGGAGTTTGAGCTGCACGTACGGGCGATTATGGGTCTGCCCATCGGCGAGATTACCCTGATGCAGCCGGGGGCCTCGGCGGTGATTTTGGCATCTGGGAAGAGCGACAATCCTCAGTATTCTGGCCTGGATAAAGCCTTACAAGTGCCCACCAGCAAGGTGCGGCTGTTTGGCAAGCCCACCGCTCACCCCAACCGCCGCATGGGGGTGGCCCTGGCATTGGGCGAGACGGTGGAAGAGGCTAAAGAGCGGGCGATCGCCTGCGCCAGCGCCGTCCAGGTGATTCTATAAACCCCCGCCACAACTGCACAAATTAAGCGAAAATGAACAACCGTAACTGGGTGCGCCCTGTTTGCCCCTTCGTTCTTCCTTCTTTTTTCGCCATGAGACTTCGCCTCTACGCCCGCTTTGGTCTGTTTGCCCTACTGGGCCTAATGATGAGCTGGCTCGTGGCGTGCGGGGGTGGGCAGCCCAACGCTACTGCCCCTGCTGAGGGCGGCAGTCAAGAGGTCGAGTTTTGGACGATGCAGCTCCAGCCCGACTTTACCGACTACTTCAACGGGCTGATCGCCGACTACGAGGCGCAAAATCCCGACACCACCGTACGCTGGGTCGATGTGCCCTGGGCTGACATGCAAAGCAAAATTCTGACCGCCGTCACCGCGGGCACGGCCCCTGATGTGGTCAACCTCAACCCCGACTTTGCCGCTCAGCTGGCTAGCCGCAACGCCTGGATGCCGCTGGATGACAAAGTGCCCGCCGAGGCCAAGCAGGTCTACCTGCCCAACATTTGGGAGGCCAACACGCTTAACGGCCAGAGCTTTGGCATTCCCTGGTATCTGACTACCAACGTCACTCTGCACAACCAGGCCCTCTTGGACGAGGCCGGGGTGGCTCCGCCCACCACCTACGCTGAGCTAGCCGAGGTAGCTCGCCAGGTGAAAGAAAAAACTGGCAAGTACGCCTACTTCACCACCTTTGTGCCCGAAGATTCTGCCGACGTGCTGCAATCCTTTGTGCAGATGGGGGTCGAGCTGGTGGATGACCAGGGCCAGGCCGCCTTCGACACCGACGCGGGCCGCGCCGTCTTTCAGTATTGGACTGACCTCTACCAGCAAGAACTGCTGCCCCAGGAGGTACTGACCCAAGGCCATCGCCGGGCGATCGAACTGTTTCAGGCTGGGGAAGTAGCGCTGCTGTCTACCGGGGCAGAGTTTTTCCCCACCATTGAGGCCAACGCCCCCGACATTGCCACCGTCACCGGCAGCGGACCCCAGATTACCGGCGACACCGGCAAGACCAACGTCGCGGTGATGAATGTGGTGATTCCGGCGGGTACCGACGTGCCCGATGCAGCGCTGGATTTTGCGCTGTACGTCACCAACGACGCTAACCAACTCAGCTTTGCCAAAGCCGCCAACGTCCTGCCTTCCACCACTGGAGCGCTTGAGGATGGCTACTTTGCTGCCGAGGGCACCAAGGGTGTAGAGAAGGCGCGATCGGTCAGCGCCGAGCAGATGAACCAGGCCGAGGTGCTAATTCCCGCTATGGATGGGGTTAAAGAGCTGCAAGCAATCATCTACGACAACCTGCAAGCGGCGATGCTGGGCCAAAAACCAGTAGACCAGGCGGTCAGTGATGCAGCCGCAGCGTGGAACGCTCGGTAGTGATGTCTCTGGGCAGCGATGTTCCCTTTGCCAAAGCTCGGCTAGATGCCGCTGTCTCCAGCTTCGGCAATTCGTCGCAGCGTTTTCTCACCGATTGCAGCATATCCCGAGTGATCGACCAGCCCGGTATCCAGCAGCACCACGCCAAAGAAAATCGCCCATCCCAGGGCTCGCTGTAGGGTGGCCTCAGAAATGGGGCCATAGGCGGCGATCGCCCTTCGTCTAACCATCCCATCCTCAAACAGCATCCACACCGCCGCCAGGTCGGTAGCGCGATCGCCCGAGGTGATGTCGCCCCAGTCGATGATGCCGGTCAGCAGGCCGTTTTCGACCAGAATATTGCGGGGGTGAAGATCGCCGTGGAGCCAGGTTGCCGGGGTGGCGATCGGCGCATCCAAAGCTGACTGCCACAGGGTTTTGAGGGCAGGTGTGATCAAATCGGTTTTGGTCTTTAGGCGGGTCAGGCGTTCTGCAACTGCCGCCGCCCGGTCCTTCAACGGCACGCCACGAAAGGGATTTTTGGGCGCATCGGCTGGCACGGGAGTGTGCAGGGCCCGAAGGAATTCCCCGAAGCAGTTTGCCTGGCTGGGATGGGGCGGTTCTAGATCGGCGGGGCGACCGCTTAGCCAGGGCAAGACACTCCACCGCCAGGGGTAGCCGCAGGCCGGGACGCCCAAGCGGTAGGAGGCAGGAACGGCGATCGACAATTGAGCGGCAAGGCGCGGCAGCCAAGTCTGCTCATGCTCGATTAGGGCAGCGGCGATCTGGCGGCGGGGGAGGCGGACCGCGAGGTAGTCGCCCAAGCGAAACATGGCATTATCCCAACCTGAATCAACTAGCACAATGTCTAGGCGCGCCAAATCGGGGTGCTGGTCGTGCAGCAACCGTCGAACGAGAACGTCGTCGATGAAGACTTCAACGTCTGGTGTTTTAGCTAAACGCCCAAAATCTTTTGGCAGCATAGCCAGTTCCCGGGTGCATGACGGTGGAGCATTTGAATAGCTAGCCACCTGACTACAGACCGGCCAAGGACACCCTGCAAATAATTACGACTTGAGCAGCTGATCCAGAATCGCTCGGGCCGGTTGGGCGCGCTCCAGTGCTCCTTGGTAATCGCTGTAGAGCTTCAACAGCTTAGAAAGGCCGCTAATGCCGCCGCGCAATTCTTCTAGATCGTCTCCAGATACTAGTTCGCCGTCGAGCAGTCGCACAATTAGAGGCTTGATATCACCCACGTCTTGCCGGGCTTTTTGCAGCTTTTCGACGGTGCTCAGCAAGGTCTTGAGGTCTTTGAACAGGTCGTCGATCTGGTCATGATCAACCGATTCAACAACGGTGTCTTTGCCGTCGTCAGCGGCTGGAGCCGCAGTGTCTAAATCTAGAGTGGCGGTGTCTGCCTTTGCAACCGCGCCGTTACCTTTTGCCTGTGCCATTGAGCCGTCTCCGTAGAAACCGTGGATGGGGAGAGTATAGTCTAGCTTGGTTCAAGCGTACTATAGACTAATTCACTGCTTTCCCTGAGTTTTACCACGCTCACTCCTGTGAGGCGCGTTAAGTTGCGCGAACCGTCGGCCCCTGAGGGGAGAACCTACCCATTGAGGCACACCTACTCAAACACGATCGTTTCCTGTTTTTGAAGCTGCTTTTTCTCGCGGGGGGTGAGCTTGCGGCGGCGACTGGCTTCTTCTAGACGCTGCTGCAACCGCTCTTTTTGGTCGATTTCGGGCAGTTTGAGCACAATGCCCGCCGCCAGCCAGTAATACACATTTACCGGATCCACATCCAGCGGGTAGTAGTAGGGAAAGATGCTAATAAACAGCACAAATACCCACATGGAAGCGCCGTAGCCCCGCAGGTTGGGGTCTTTGATGGAGCGATAGGCTTTAAAGGTGGCGACGGTCAGAGTGAGGTACACCGCTAAGGTAGCCAGCAGACCCAGAGGGCCGATCTCGTACATCAGTTTAGGGTGGTAGGTTTCGACCAGCTCGGTTTTGCCAAAGATGCGGGCGGCGTTGGTGGCGCGACCCACCCCTCGGCCTAAGATACCTTCCTGCTGTTTCTGCGCCCACTCAAACTGCTGCACAATAAACTCATGGGGCGGCGAGGCGCTCCAGCGGCTTTGAAAACTTGCCCACCGTTCATTAACCACCGCCGGGTTTTGGGCCATAAACACACTCAAGATCAGCGCCAGACCGATGCCGATGGGGAGAAAGCGCTTCAGGTTGGCCACCTGACCCGTAAGAATCAGCAGGCCGACGATGGTTACCGGTACCAGGGCTAGGGCGATGCGTTGACCAGAGACCACCGCCATCACCCCCACCGCTGCTAATGATCCCAGACCTACGATGCGCCATAGGGGACTGCGATCGCTAAAAGCAGTCCCAAAGGCAAAGAAGCCGCTCGAAATCAAAAACCAGCCCCACTGCCAGGGGGCGTTAAACGTGCCGGGCAGCCGAATTTGCCCCTGCGCCGGGGTGTACAACAGCGACCCACCGACGAAACAGCGCGACTCTAGCGATGCCTTGAACAGGTCTTCGCCCTCGCCGATGGTGCCCTGGCAAATGCCCAAGCGCAGCATCATGTACTGAATGAACCCGAGGCCGCAGCAGACCAAAATCAGCACCACTTGCAGGCGCAAAAGGAAGTAGACGTCTTCGCGATCGCGAAGCAAATAATAAATGCACGGAATAATCAGCACATAGCCGATTAGCACCTTCAGGCCCAGCACCCCAATCAAAATCGGCACCTCGCCCCCAGCTGCATCAAGCTGCTGCCCGCCGTTGACCACGAGCATAGTCAAACTGCACAACCCTAGCAGCACCAGCAGCGGCACTTTGATCAGCGGTGGAATAATCAGCGGCTGCCGAGTACGGCGGCAAAACTGAATTACGCCCAGGAGTGCCGGAATGTAGATGGCATCTTTAGCCAACTGCAAAATGCCGCTGCCCCCAAGCGCGTAGGTGACGGTGCCGCTAAAGGGCACATAGATGATCAGCCCATAGATTGCCTGGCGAGGATATTTGAAGGAGAGGGCAAGACAGGCGATCGCCACAACCGCCGCCAGCGCCAGCTTAGGTTCACCCAGCAGCGCCAGCAGCACCCCAATCAGCCCCGCTACAAACAGCGTCGCCGCCAGGTAGTGAATTAATTCTTTGCGCGCCTTTTGGGCCTGGCGCTTCTTCGCCCGCTCTTCTTTGCGGCTGAGGGGAGGCACTTGATCTGCAGTATCCTCTTTGCCTTTGCCTCGCCGTCGGGGCCGAGGTGCTTTTGCTTGGGGCTGGGGAGTATCTACCACGGCACGATCCCATGGGGCTTGTAACGTCAGGGTAGCCTCTAGCTCAACACTTTGAGCAGCGCTCGTCCTATCGCTACATATTCCACAACCACAAGCGGACCCAAATTCTTCATCTGGGTCCGCTCACTACTTTTCTTGAGGTCTAAATATCTGAACGAGTTCCAAACTTAGAACCTACGACTCAAAGCCAAAATCCCACACAATCGGCTCCCAACCGTAGGCATCGCCCTGGGCACGCACGTGGCCGAGGCCGGGAAAGGGCATGTGGGGTACCAGTAATTTGCGGCGATCGCCCGTAACCGTCTCCAACAATTGTTTCCGCGTGGCTACGCCCTGAGTGGGGTCGGTGTCAAACGCCACTTCCCAGTCGGGGTTCTCTAGGTTCAGCGGGTCGCTAAAGAACACATCGCCGGTAGCCAGCAGGCTATCGTCGCCGGAGGTAATCAGGTATGAGGCTTGGCCAGGGGTGTGGCCCACCGAAGGTACTGAGACAATGCCGGGAATAATCTCATCACCTAAGGCAAAGCGGGTGGTGCGATCGGCGATCGCCCCTAGCCACTCCTGCGCTACTGCCACCGTATTTGCCTGGGTATCCACATCCACCAGCGAGTTGGGCATTTCCACCGTTGGTGCCGTCCAAAAATTCCACTCGGTCTCAGAGATGTAGTAGCTGGCGTTGGCAAATACCGGGTTGCCGCTGTCGTCGAGAATGCCGCCGATGTGGTCGGGGTGAGCGTGGGTCAAAATGACGGTGTCAATGGTGGCGGGGGCAATGCCTGCGGCTGCCAGGTTGCTGGCCAAATAGCCCACGGTGGGGCCAAAGGTGTTGCCTGCCCCAGTATCGATCAGCACCTTATGCTCATCGGTTTCTAGATACAGCACGTTGAGATGGGCTAAGACACTGTCGGTCGGCAAAAAGTTGTCCGTCAGGGCTGCCGCCGCCGCATCAGGATCAGCGTTGGGCACAAAGAATCCTACCGGGAACGTCAGCGTACCGTCGCTCACGACCGTTGCGCTATAGTCGCCCACCGTGAAACGGTAGGTCGTGGCGTTGGTGGGGTTGGCCCGCTCGACAGCGGGTTCGTCTTGGGCCAGGGCAGTCGAGGATGGCAAATGCAGCCCACCCAGCCAGAGAGAAAAGCCAAGAGTAGCCGTGGCGACGAGAGTCATCAGGCTCAACCGCTTGAGGCTCCACCGTTTTGAACGCTTTGCAGCAGCTAAAAAATTGGACACGAATCGTCTCCTCAATACTCAATGACAGGCCCCTCTCAGGGAATTTCCCCACATATCTTCACCATGGTAAAGCAGGAGATTTGCCGTCGTAGGCTGCTGGATTAGGATGAGGTTAGCGATTGCAATCGATCGCCGCCCATCTCACTCGGGCCAGGTAGCCAGTGCAACCGCTCACCACCGATCTGCTCGATCAAATTGTTCATCGCCTAGTAGCTCCCTTCAACCAGAGCAGGTCATTTTGTTTGGCTCCTACGCCTGCAAAGATATTTTGGTCATGACTCGTGAAGAGGTCGAGCGCAAAAAGAACGTAGTCACTTCCCTAGTCTGCCAAGCACTTCGGCAGGGCAAAGTTCTCTATGGTTAATAGAGTTAGCTGCATCAATGCTCAACTTCGTCACTCAAAAATTGTCCTAGATGTCTATGTTTCAGGCGACTCGGCGGCGGCTTGCGCTTTGGTATACGGCGGTGACGGCGGTGCTGCTGCTGCTGTTTGCCAGCGGCTTTTATCTCTACGTGCGCACCACGCTGGTCGAGCGGGTGGATGACACGCTGAACCACGTGGTGGAGATTGTGGAGCGATCGCTGGTCATAGAACCCGACGCTGCCGGGGATCATACCTTTGCCACCATCGATACCGATGGTCCGCCGCTGCGGGTCAACGTAGAAGCCAGTTTTCGCGACAACGCCCGCGCCGTCGAAGAC contains:
- a CDS encoding aminoglycoside phosphotransferase family protein → MLPKDFGRLAKTPDVEVFIDDVLVRRLLHDQHPDLARLDIVLVDSGWDNAMFRLGDYLAVRLPRRQIAAALIEHEQTWLPRLAAQLSIAVPASYRLGVPACGYPWRWSVLPWLSGRPADLEPPHPSQANCFGEFLRALHTPVPADAPKNPFRGVPLKDRAAAVAERLTRLKTKTDLITPALKTLWQSALDAPIATPATWLHGDLHPRNILVENGLLTGIIDWGDITSGDRATDLAAVWMLFEDGMVRRRAIAAYGPISEATLQRALGWAIFFGVVLLDTGLVDHSGYAAIGEKTLRRIAEAGDSGI
- a CDS encoding ABC transporter substrate-binding protein: MRLRLYARFGLFALLGLMMSWLVACGGGQPNATAPAEGGSQEVEFWTMQLQPDFTDYFNGLIADYEAQNPDTTVRWVDVPWADMQSKILTAVTAGTAPDVVNLNPDFAAQLASRNAWMPLDDKVPAEAKQVYLPNIWEANTLNGQSFGIPWYLTTNVTLHNQALLDEAGVAPPTTYAELAEVARQVKEKTGKYAYFTTFVPEDSADVLQSFVQMGVELVDDQGQAAFDTDAGRAVFQYWTDLYQQELLPQEVLTQGHRRAIELFQAGEVALLSTGAEFFPTIEANAPDIATVTGSGPQITGDTGKTNVAVMNVVIPAGTDVPDAALDFALYVTNDANQLSFAKAANVLPSTTGALEDGYFAAEGTKGVEKARSVSAEQMNQAEVLIPAMDGVKELQAIIYDNLQAAMLGQKPVDQAVSDAAAAWNAR
- a CDS encoding MBL fold metallo-hydrolase, whose translation is MSNFLAAAKRSKRWSLKRLSLMTLVATATLGFSLWLGGLHLPSSTALAQDEPAVERANPTNATTYRFTVGDYSATVVSDGTLTFPVGFFVPNADPDAAAAALTDNFLPTDSVLAHLNVLYLETDEHKVLIDTGAGNTFGPTVGYLASNLAAAGIAPATIDTVILTHAHPDHIGGILDDSGNPVFANASYYISETEWNFWTAPTVEMPNSLVDVDTQANTVAVAQEWLGAIADRTTRFALGDEIIPGIVSVPSVGHTPGQASYLITSGDDSLLATGDVFFSDPLNLENPDWEVAFDTDPTQGVATRKQLLETVTGDRRKLLVPHMPFPGLGHVRAQGDAYGWEPIVWDFGFES
- the hpsL gene encoding hormogonium polysaccharide biosynthesis protein HpsL yields the protein MVDTPQPQAKAPRPRRRGKGKEDTADQVPPLSRKEERAKKRQAQKARKELIHYLAATLFVAGLIGVLLALLGEPKLALAAVVAIACLALSFKYPRQAIYGLIIYVPFSGTVTYALGGSGILQLAKDAIYIPALLGVIQFCRRTRQPLIIPPLIKVPLLVLLGLCSLTMLVVNGGQQLDAAGGEVPILIGVLGLKVLIGYVLIIPCIYYLLRDREDVYFLLRLQVVLILVCCGLGFIQYMMLRLGICQGTIGEGEDLFKASLESRCFVGGSLLYTPAQGQIRLPGTFNAPWQWGWFLISSGFFAFGTAFSDRSPLWRIVGLGSLAAVGVMAVVSGQRIALALVPVTIVGLLILTGQVANLKRFLPIGIGLALILSVFMAQNPAVVNERWASFQSRWSASPPHEFIVQQFEWAQKQQEGILGRGVGRATNAARIFGKTELVETYHPKLMYEIGPLGLLATLAVYLTLTVATFKAYRSIKDPNLRGYGASMWVFVLFISIFPYYYPLDVDPVNVYYWLAAGIVLKLPEIDQKERLQQRLEEASRRRKLTPREKKQLQKQETIVFE
- the purT gene encoding formate-dependent phosphoribosylglycinamide formyltransferase — protein: MTTPPSPLAPLGTPLNDDAQRLMLLGSGELGREVALEAVRLGLEVIAVDRYDQAPAMTVAHRRHVIDMLDSAALRQVIEQEQPGLIVPEVEAIATDTLVALEAEGWRVIPTARATQLTMNREGIRRLAAEELGLKTSPFRFAGTEAEYLEAIEAIGLPCVVKPIMSSSGKGQSTVRQESEVLAAWSYAGEAGRGKSDRVIVEGFVPFDTEITLLTVRAIDGTHFCPPIGHRQEAGDYRESWQPCALHPDTLAACQEMAKAVTDALGGWGLFGVELFIAGEADQPQTVYFSEVSPRPHDTGMVTMVSQHQSEFELHVRAIMGLPIGEITLMQPGASAVILASGKSDNPQYSGLDKALQVPTSKVRLFGKPTAHPNRRMGVALALGETVEEAKERAIACASAVQVIL
- the pilM gene encoding type IV pilus assembly protein PilM, translating into MDSLKAIFSRKPRGVGIELTPERVNLARLKKQGASLKLEALASVELAEGIYEEGQILDTAAMADAIQTVLAESKLKVRQATTAIPGRAITRVIPVPAELDDDELREMVLNQEASLYLPFPREEADVDYQKLGYFVDEDGIEKVQVLLVAVRKDLTDPYIEVFQQAGLALNVLETSSFALIRTIREQLRQFTPQEAAAVVDIEFENTEISIVVDGVPHFSRTVPIGTFQIQSALSRAMNLPPSRNTELLQGMTVPIQTMDTVGAPQMGNTNPGTTAMLRVLGELSDELRRSIDFYLNQGEDMEVAQLLLAGPGASIGQLDEFLAQRLSLPASQIDPISALSLEVAEDIPESQRAGLATVIGLGMREV